CCTAATATGCCATAAGCAAACGACATAATGCCTACTCTGAGGTTGTTTAATGTTATGCCAAAAGCGCTGCCCCAATTACTCCCACTTTTATAAACAGCAACAGGGTTACCATTTTCAATATTCTCCAAAGTCATGTTTACGTAATAGTCGCCCATTACCAATCGTACAAAAGAAGCATCGTTTGCAGCCGAAACCACACCAATACCAACAAATAAAAAGAATAATATAAAAGCATATAATACGTAACGCCTGTTTTGATATACAATAAGCGGCACTTCGGTTTTAAAAAAATAAACCAGCCTGTTAGTCTCCTCGCGTTTGGTTTTATAAATTTTTTGATACGTTACCGATGCTATATGGTTTAGGTAGGTAACCGTCTTGCTTTTAGGGTAGTAGGTTTGTGCATACGAGAGGTCGTTTACCAAATGAATGTAAAGACTTGCTAATTCATCAGGATTTTTTTTAGCTTTACCAAAAATAGCCTGCTCAAATTCGAGCCATTTTTCTTTATTTTGTTTTATAAAAGCAACTTCTCTCATAGTATAAGGCTAAAATATAAAATATGTCAGAACTATCCATAACTACTACACAAAATGTGAATATAAATTTTAATGCTGCATCGGTTGGTGAGCGCATACTGGCATACCTGCTCGATTTTGTGCTCTGGATTGCGTATTACATTATTTTAGTTGCTGTTATTTTTGATGTTACGGGCTTTAACGATTACTTATCGGAACTGGATTATTGGTCTCAAAACGCGGTATATTCCATATTCTTTTTACCTGTTATGTTTTATACTCTTTTGTTGGAAACTTTTATGGAGGGGCAAACCGTTGGCAAAAAGGTAATGAAGATAAAAGTGATAAAAATAGATGGGTACCAAGCGGGGTTTGGCGATTATTTAATTCGATGGATTTTTAGAATTGTTGAGGTTACAGGTGTATTTAGCTTTATTGGGCTTATAACCATGCTAGTGAATAAAAAAACACAACGCTTAGGCGATATAGCCGCTGGTACGGCAGTTATTAGTCTTAAAAATAATATTAATATAAACCATACTATTTTACGCGAACTGAATAATGATTATGTGCCTACCTACTCGTTAGTTATAAAGCTAAGCGATAATGATGTGCGAATTATTAAAGAAACGTATGAAACGAGTTTACGAGCTGCGGATTGGGCTATGATACAAAAATTGCAAGATAAAGTAGAATCGGTTACGGGTATAAAATCAGTATCGGCAAACGCTACTGCTTTTATTGAAACGGTACTGAATGATTATAATTACTATACCCAAAAAATGTAATGTTTTACTTACTCGATCTTTTCGGAACGCTTGCTTTTGCAATATCTGGTGTGCTTACTGCCATGAATAAAAAAATGGATCCGTTTGGCGTTTTTGTTATTGCTTTTGTAACAGCAGTAGGAGGGGGTACATTACGCGATGTTTTAATTGGGCGCACACCTGTAGGTTGGATGCTCGATTTAAACTATGTATATACTATTATTGCCAGTTTTGTAATTGCTGTTCTTTTCCGAAAGAAGTTGGAAAAGCTCCGTAAATCGTTATTTTTATTTGATACTATTGGGCTTGGTGTTTTTACCCTAATAGGTTTAGAAAAAGGGTTGGAAACCAACTTACACCCCACAATTTGTATTGCGTTAGGTACCATGACGGCTTGCTTTGGCGGTGTAATACGCGATATACTTTGTAACGAAATCCCCGTTATTTTTAGAAAAGAAGTATATGCTACTGTTTGTATACTGGGCGGTACGGTATTTTTTGTGTTATTACAGCTAAACGTACCCGAAAGTATAGTGTACTTACTAACACCTGCGGTAATGATTTTTGTACGATTATTGGTAGTATACTATAAATTATCCTTACCCTCTTTAGAGCGAGAGCAGTAATTATTTGTTTAGTAAATATTCATTTAATCCTTCTTTTTCAAATAATATTCTACCTATTTTAATATCCGACCAACCAGGTTTTAGAGTATAAACAAACGTGGGGACATCATTTTTGAGGTCGCATTCCAAATAGTAACAGGATATAGTGTCGTTTGATATTTCTGGATAGGTTACCAACTGATGTAAATGGCTAGAAACAAAAAACATACTATCAGGGAAATTTAGCATTCCCTTTAATGTTGTGCCACTTATTTCTAACGCGTCATCAATATTAGTACCTCTAAAGAGTTCATCAAATACAGCAAAACACTTTTTATTTTTTGCTACAGTTATAACCTTTTTAAGGTTAATAACTTCGGTCATGAAATGACTATAGCCACTCTGTAAATCATCGTTTAGGTTGATGAAAACAGAAATATTACCGTACTTTGGAATTTGAGCAACTCTTGCAGGAATAGCAAAACCAATATTGGCTAGATACACACAAATACCTATAGCTTTTAGCAATGTAGATTTACCTGACATATTAGGGCCTGTGAGTAAGTTTACATTGCTAAAAGCCTTAATAGAATTTTTTACAGGTTTTTTTAATAAAGGATGATAAAATTCTTCTAAATAGAATTTCTCATTAGTTATTTTTGGGAAGGTAAATTTACAAATATTTATGCCTAAACTTATAGAGATATACGCTTCAAGTTCAGTAAATTTTTTTTGGAATAAGGCTATTTCATCTCGCTTTTTTCGTTCTGAAATTATCATTATAAATCGCTTAATATCTTTTATTTTAAAATTACCATCACGTATTAATTCTTCATGATAATCTAATCGTAAGCTATTAAAGAAATTATCAATTGTACGTATATCATCCTTATAACTTTCTGGAAATTCAGCGAGATTAAGTTTTTTTACGTATAGATTATGTAATCTATGATACAAGAATATTACTTGTATACAGTGTGATTTGTAACGATAGTACTTCTTTTTAGATAAAAGGAGTTTTAAAGATAATCTCTTGGGTAAGTATTCTTTATCAGTATACTTTTGCATAAAGTAATTCACTTCTCTAAAATCGATTTTAGAATAGGAGTAATCTTTGAAAACACTGATGTTTGAAAGAAAGCCTTTCAAGATTAGTTGCCTCGAAATAACCTCTTCCTTTGTAATTAAAGGTGTTATAACCATTTCTTTTACCTTAGCCTTTGCGTCTTCATTCCATGTAGAATTAAAGAGTTCAAAAATATCGGTATTAATGTTAAGGTCTTTTACCTGCATAAAAATATTTATAAAAACTAATCGTATTTTAAAAACGGTAAATACAGAAAAAAATTACTTCGTTACGTATACCCAACCTACAATAGGCTCAGGATATTCAGGGTCGTTTAATTCTAATACAAAATAGTAAGTACCTACGGGTACCGTATTATCTTGTGGTCCTACTTTCTCTACATCGGCAATACCATCCCAGTCCTCCGTACTATGGTTACCTGTCCATACTAAACTACCCCAGCGGTTGTATATGCTCATTTTAAAGTTGAGGAATATATTGCGTAACCCTTCTACAAAAAACCGATCGTTGTAGCCATCATTATTGGGTGTAACGTAGTTAAATGTTGTGGGTGGGCATTTTATAGCACGCAGCAAAAACGATGTTGTAGCATAACATTCGCCATTGGCTACCCGAACAAAAATTTCTTGTGGGTTGCTTGTGTTTTTAAAAGCATTAGTATTGCTTATTCGGTTACTGTCTTGGTTAGCATCAGTTGCTGTATGGTAAAAATAAACAACATCATTAGGGTTTGTTTTTAATGTTTCTTCGTATTCAGAAAAATCAAATGTACCAATATCAAAACCTTCGTTACATGCTGTTACTTCTTGGGGCTGTGGTACTTCTGGCGATACGATTAATGAGAAGGTAACAGTTGTGTTGTTATTATCTTCGTTCATTTCCTGTACTATACCTGTGCCATCGCCCATATCATCCACTACAAACGACAAATTAAAAGTCAGGGGGATTTCGTCAGGTATTGTTAACGTAATAATGCTCCCTTCTGTACCGCCTATAGGAATATCGAGTAATGTTTCAGTAAAATCAATAAATTCATCGTTGGCATAAATAGCAACAGGTGTACCCGATGGCAATACATCAAAAGCATCAAAATTATTAATGGTATAGGCTACGTTTATAATTCTGGAGTTACACGATTTTGCAATGTCGCCAATACTTACAGTACCATCTGGAAACAAACAATCTATAGCAATAAGGTTAAATTGCCCTGTGGTAAAACAGCCATTTTCATCTTCTAAGCGTACATATATAGTTTGGTTGTTGCTGGTAGATGGGTATGCCGAAAGGTTTGTAATAGCATCTTCGCCTGTAATTGCATCCTCTTGTGTGGTGTAAAAACGTACGATATCTGTAGAGTTATTTTTTAGGCTTTCCTCATACCCTGAAAAATCGAAAATACCACTATTACTGCCGTTATCGGTTTCGCAAGCGGTTAAATCTTCAGGTTGTTGTAACACAGGCGACACCCAAAGTGTATCGTTAAAAATATCAGTATTATTATCTTCGTTGGTTTCGGTTACAATACCGCTGCCATTACCCGTATCATCTATTGCTAAGGTAATATCAAAGTTTAGTGGTATGTTGTTGGGTATAGTTACATTAATAGTACCCGCTTCGGTACCGTTTATAGCAATATCTGCTGTTGTGGTTGTAGTGGTTAGCAATACACCATTACTATAAATGGCTATGGGTGTGTTGGCAGGGAGTACATCAAAACTATCAGGGTTACCTACAATATAGTCTATTGTAATAGTACGAGAATCGCACGATTTAATCGTGTTTTCTACTGCAATTATACCATCTGGAAACAAGCAATCTTCGGCAATTAAGTTGAATGTGGTGGTAACGTAACAGCCATTCTCATCCTCCAATCGTACGTATATGGTTTGCGGATTATCGCCTGACGAGGTATAGTTATCGGGATTTTCAATATTATCTACGTCATCATCGGCATCTTCTTGCGAGGTATGAAATGTAATGATATCGGTAGCTGCATTTTGCAACAATGTTTCGTATTCCGAGAAGTCGAAAACACCAATATTGGAGTTATTTTCGGTTTCACAAACGGTAATATCTTCGGGTTGTAACGGGAATGTGGGCGATATCCAGAGTGTATCGTTTACAGTAAAACTATTGTTGGTTTCGTCGGTTTCAGTTACTTCACCTGTACCGTCGCCTAAATCATCAATAATTATGGTAATTTCAAAATTTAACCCTGCTGAGTTTGGTATTGAGACATTTATATTGCTGTTTAAACTTCCTCCTATAGGTATTTCTTGTATTGTAGATGTAAATATTACCATTACGCCATTTAAGTAAATACCAATGGGTGTACCTGCGGGTAATACATCAAAACTATTAAAGTTGTTAATAGTATATTGTACGTTTACCGACCTAGAATCGCAGGTTTTAATAATATCGTTTATAACTACAGTTCCATCAGGGAAAAGGCAATCTACGGCTATTAAATCAAAAGTAGTGGTATCAAAACAGCCGTTTTCATCTTCTAAACGTACGTATATGGTTTGCGGATTATCGCCCGATGAGGTATAATTATCAGGTGTATCAATATCGTTTTCCCCGCTATTGGCATCATCTTGATTGGTATGAAAAGTAACTACATCGGTAGCGTTTTGTTGTAATAATGCAATGTAACCTGAAAAATCGAATATACCTATGTTGGTACCGTTATCGGTTTCGCATTCGGTAATATCGTCCAGTTCTTCCGTTATTTCTGGCGATACCCATAAGGTGTCAGTAACGACTTCACTGTTATTATTGGTTTCATCGGTTTCAATTACTTCTCCTGTGCCATCGCCTATATCATCTATGGCAATAGTAATATTAATATCGAGCAATGTACCAGGCACGGTAACGTTTACAGTTCCGTTTTCGGTACCTCCAATGGGTATATCTTGAGTTGTTGCTCCTGTACCTATAAATACTCCGTTATTATAAATAGCTATGGGCGTACCTGCGGGTAAAAAATCGTCGCTATTAAAATTATTTACGGTGTAGGATATGGTTATGACGCGCGAATCGCAGGTTTTCTCGATAGTATTGATAACAATGGTACCATCGGGGTACAAACAATCGTCTGTTACTAATAAAAATGAT
The Flavobacterium litorale genome window above contains:
- a CDS encoding stage II sporulation protein M, translating into MREVAFIKQNKEKWLEFEQAIFGKAKKNPDELASLYIHLVNDLSYAQTYYPKSKTVTYLNHIASVTYQKIYKTKREETNRLVYFFKTEVPLIVYQNRRYVLYAFILFFLFVGIGVVSAANDASFVRLVMGDYYVNMTLENIENGNPVAVYKSGSNWGSAFGITLNNLRVGIMSFAYGILGGFGTGYILLQNCIMLGSFQYFFYEQGVFWESVRGIWIHGAMEIFAIVIEASAGFVLGASILFPKTYSRMSSLKMGFKNGIKIVLSTMPFTFAAGMLEGFVTRYSPDMPRALNIFIILFTLALISWYFLIYPFAVNKKVNKANVSTL
- a CDS encoding RDD family protein, producing MSELSITTTQNVNINFNAASVGERILAYLLDFVLWIAYYIILVAVIFDVTGFNDYLSELDYWSQNAVYSIFFLPVMFYTLLLETFMEGQTVGKKVMKIKVIKIDGYQAGFGDYLIRWIFRIVEVTGVFSFIGLITMLVNKKTQRLGDIAAGTAVISLKNNININHTILRELNNDYVPTYSLVIKLSDNDVRIIKETYETSLRAADWAMIQKLQDKVESVTGIKSVSANATAFIETVLNDYNYYTQKM
- a CDS encoding trimeric intracellular cation channel family protein encodes the protein MFYLLDLFGTLAFAISGVLTAMNKKMDPFGVFVIAFVTAVGGGTLRDVLIGRTPVGWMLDLNYVYTIIASFVIAVLFRKKLEKLRKSLFLFDTIGLGVFTLIGLEKGLETNLHPTICIALGTMTACFGGVIRDILCNEIPVIFRKEVYATVCILGGTVFFVLLQLNVPESIVYLLTPAVMIFVRLLVVYYKLSLPSLEREQ
- a CDS encoding MutS-related protein, producing the protein MQVKDLNINTDIFELFNSTWNEDAKAKVKEMVITPLITKEEVISRQLILKGFLSNISVFKDYSYSKIDFREVNYFMQKYTDKEYLPKRLSLKLLLSKKKYYRYKSHCIQVIFLYHRLHNLYVKKLNLAEFPESYKDDIRTIDNFFNSLRLDYHEELIRDGNFKIKDIKRFIMIISERKKRDEIALFQKKFTELEAYISISLGINICKFTFPKITNEKFYLEEFYHPLLKKPVKNSIKAFSNVNLLTGPNMSGKSTLLKAIGICVYLANIGFAIPARVAQIPKYGNISVFINLNDDLQSGYSHFMTEVINLKKVITVAKNKKCFAVFDELFRGTNIDDALEISGTTLKGMLNFPDSMFFVSSHLHQLVTYPEISNDTISCYYLECDLKNDVPTFVYTLKPGWSDIKIGRILFEKEGLNEYLLNK
- a CDS encoding T9SS type B sorting domain-containing protein, producing the protein MKKKLPYLLLLLFVAYLGYAQDIALYEQFNGRYDFTFVGNTLNPAENNPEPTCTIFTSSSADLNLGANDQVVAAYLYWAGSGTGDFDIELNGNPVTASRDFPLSALNTDGLTRDYFSAFADVTTQVQTTGNGTYTVSELDLTAEVADPLYCNIKTNFGGWAIIVFYFNPDLPLNQINLYDGMQYVPSFINISLPSLNVIDNEGAKIGFLAWEGDASLAVNETLSINGNPLSNDLNPVNNAFNGTNTVTGATDMYNMDLDIYDIQDNIAIGDETAEITLESGQDFVMVNAIVTKLNSQLPDATISIDNIARECNSGAVVLDYTVFNVNSTEVLPADTPIAFYIEGNYIGGTTTVAEIPIGGNESGTFVLNIPAGTPIEYEILVVVDDVGDGTGGIVTETDETNNSIILNEIQYVSPPLEQPDDLIECDTGAGFGVFDISVYEAELPNEDTDSITFYTSEANANVPENAIPSADLVSFQATENPQEIFVRLENEQGCVSITSFLLVTDDCLYPDGTIVINTIEKTCDSRVITISYTVNNFNSDDFLPAGTPIAIYNNGVFIGTGATTQDIPIGGTENGTVNVTVPGTLLDINITIAIDDIGDGTGEVIETDETNNNSEVVTDTLWVSPEITEELDDITECETDNGTNIGIFDFSGYIALLQQNATDVVTFHTNQDDANSGENDIDTPDNYTSSGDNPQTIYVRLEDENGCFDTTTFDLIAVDCLFPDGTVVINDIIKTCDSRSVNVQYTINNFNSFDVLPAGTPIGIYLNGVMVIFTSTIQEIPIGGSLNSNINVSIPNSAGLNFEITIIIDDLGDGTGEVTETDETNNSFTVNDTLWISPTFPLQPEDITVCETENNSNIGVFDFSEYETLLQNAATDIITFHTSQEDADDDVDNIENPDNYTSSGDNPQTIYVRLEDENGCYVTTTFNLIAEDCLFPDGIIAVENTIKSCDSRTITIDYIVGNPDSFDVLPANTPIAIYSNGVLLTTTTTTADIAINGTEAGTINVTIPNNIPLNFDITLAIDDTGNGSGIVTETNEDNNTDIFNDTLWVSPVLQQPEDLTACETDNGSNSGIFDFSGYEESLKNNSTDIVRFYTTQEDAITGEDAITNLSAYPSTSNNQTIYVRLEDENGCFTTGQFNLIAIDCLFPDGTVSIGDIAKSCNSRIINVAYTINNFDAFDVLPSGTPVAIYANDEFIDFTETLLDIPIGGTEGSIITLTIPDEIPLTFNLSFVVDDMGDGTGIVQEMNEDNNNTTVTFSLIVSPEVPQPQEVTACNEGFDIGTFDFSEYEETLKTNPNDVVYFYHTATDANQDSNRISNTNAFKNTSNPQEIFVRVANGECYATTSFLLRAIKCPPTTFNYVTPNNDGYNDRFFVEGLRNIFLNFKMSIYNRWGSLVWTGNHSTEDWDGIADVEKVGPQDNTVPVGTYYFVLELNDPEYPEPIVGWVYVTK